One region of Bacillus zhangzhouensis genomic DNA includes:
- a CDS encoding Wzz/FepE/Etk N-terminal domain-containing protein yields MNENIGLKQLFSVIKEKMALLILIVLIVTGISAYYQFYVSTPVYQATTQILVHKRSNDTQADLNDIQMNLQYTRTFQVLLKSPIVIEKVKETLHLTESPEGLKHKIATSTENESEVINISVQDEDRAKAVAIANTATEVLQKEIKKTMNMDRINVLSEAKLSNTILMNSRKFVHIVLALGASLLGGMTLIFFMNLLDDTVKRTQQIREEIGLPSLGSVCQMQTDRRAKKEKQSVITGGQNIDL; encoded by the coding sequence ATGAATGAGAATATAGGTTTAAAGCAGCTGTTTTCTGTCATTAAAGAGAAAATGGCCCTTCTGATCCTGATTGTCCTGATCGTAACGGGTATTTCAGCCTATTATCAGTTCTATGTCTCTACTCCTGTATATCAGGCAACCACCCAAATTCTTGTTCATAAACGCAGCAATGATACACAAGCAGATTTAAACGATATTCAGATGAACCTTCAATATACACGTACCTTTCAAGTTTTATTAAAAAGCCCAATCGTCATTGAAAAAGTAAAAGAAACACTCCATCTCACAGAATCACCAGAAGGACTAAAACACAAAATTGCCACAAGTACAGAAAATGAGTCTGAGGTCATTAATATTTCTGTACAAGATGAGGATCGCGCGAAGGCAGTCGCCATTGCAAATACCGCAACAGAGGTGCTGCAAAAAGAAATCAAAAAAACGATGAATATGGATCGCATTAATGTTTTGTCTGAAGCCAAGCTGTCCAACACGATTCTGATGAATTCAAGGAAATTTGTTCATATCGTTTTGGCACTAGGGGCCTCTTTATTAGGGGGAATGACACTTATTTTCTTCATGAATTTACTCGATGATACTGTAAAACGAACACAACAAATAAGAGAAGAGATCGGATTACCGTCGCTTGGCAGTGTCTGCCAGATGCAGACAGACAGGAGGGCCAAAAAAGAAAAGCAGTCCGTCATAACGGGAGGACAAAACATTGATCTTTAA
- a CDS encoding iron ABC transporter permease encodes MREKQRALVVTVVLLCLSAAVVLYSLNTGTLKLSPLIVLKTLFGFGDFQSETVLFDYRLPRIVVTMLAGIGLGIAGGILQSLSRNPLADPGMIGLNAGAAFGLIVFVTYFHELEGNPSLLIPLFTFGGGLLAAAVIVLVAYDRHEGLVPIRLILVGIAVAAGFSALTLYLSLKLDEDTYTFASRWLVGNVWGRDWIHVLALLPWIVCLVPLTLMQSNTLNALTLGDAVASSVGVRVQRKRLLLLALAVGLASASVSMTGGIGFIGLVAPHLARRLVGALHQYFLPVSALLGLLILVSADTIGRSIFAPNAIPAGVVVAFIGAPYFLYLLTKTK; translated from the coding sequence ATGAGAGAGAAACAGCGTGCTCTTGTCGTGACAGTCGTTTTGCTTTGCCTGAGTGCGGCTGTTGTGCTGTATAGTTTAAATACCGGTACGCTGAAACTAAGCCCTCTCATAGTCCTCAAGACGTTATTTGGCTTTGGAGATTTCCAAAGTGAAACGGTGCTGTTTGACTATCGTCTGCCTCGAATCGTGGTGACGATGTTAGCTGGTATTGGTCTTGGCATTGCTGGCGGCATTTTGCAGAGCTTATCCCGTAACCCACTGGCCGATCCTGGCATGATTGGACTGAATGCAGGAGCAGCATTTGGATTAATTGTGTTTGTGACATATTTTCACGAACTTGAAGGTAATCCCTCTCTTCTTATTCCGCTCTTTACGTTTGGCGGCGGACTGCTTGCGGCAGCGGTCATCGTGCTTGTTGCATATGACCGGCATGAAGGGCTAGTTCCTATCCGGCTGATCTTAGTTGGCATTGCGGTTGCTGCGGGATTTAGTGCATTGACCTTATATTTATCTTTGAAGCTGGATGAAGATACATACACGTTTGCTTCAAGATGGCTTGTGGGCAATGTATGGGGGAGAGACTGGATTCATGTGCTGGCACTTCTGCCTTGGATTGTATGCCTTGTGCCGCTTACGCTGATGCAGTCAAATACGCTCAATGCATTGACATTAGGAGATGCTGTCGCCTCAAGTGTAGGTGTACGTGTCCAGCGTAAACGTCTCCTTTTGCTGGCCTTAGCGGTAGGCCTCGCGAGTGCAAGTGTTTCGATGACAGGCGGTATTGGCTTTATTGGCCTCGTCGCCCCGCATTTGGCTAGACGGCTTGTCGGGGCACTGCATCAGTATTTTTTACCAGTTAGTGCGCTGCTTGGCTTGTTGATTTTAGTCAGTGCCGATACAATCGGACGTTCTATCTTTGCTCCAAATGCCATACCAGCGGGTGTGGTCGTGGCCTTTATCGGTGCTCCATATTTTCTCTATTTATTAACTAAAACGAAATAA
- a CDS encoding polysaccharide deacetylase family protein has translation MRGDLKVVSVKGKWSIVLFALAVIIGAFAFFQNQQASGTEKKNVKQDKNYKNVEIVTLVNDGKFMRYAVNYPLFHQKELDDKIQSYANSALEHFKKTFSEAKDIDENKRYELNIDYEMVHYAKQSAAIRFTTYTYTGQPNGTINHFTMNFDFQKKTFLDTKDLFLPKTNYLKKLSYITYTELRKDKTLSKDQPLLQKGTAPVAQNFSQFALKDKYVAFYFPASQVAAEDLGPQTLTIKKTLLKDILKPEYMDKIKNENEMKKPNPKRKAVKLPQKSKLDPNQKAIALTFDDGPNPATTSKILDALKANKGHATFFVLGSRVQYYPGLLADMLKGGNEIGNHSYSHPLLTRLPLKQAVKQVKDTQQLIEKASGYTPTHFRPPYGGTNQDINQAVGMKVSLWDVDPEDWKIRNSQQITNRVLSHAADGRTVLMHDIYESSAQSAVKIIHELTKQGYQLVTVSELEQLKKERHEQPPAQ, from the coding sequence ATGAGAGGAGATTTGAAAGTTGTGTCAGTAAAAGGAAAATGGAGTATCGTCCTATTTGCGCTTGCAGTCATCATTGGAGCATTTGCTTTCTTTCAAAATCAACAAGCAAGCGGTACAGAGAAGAAAAATGTAAAGCAGGATAAGAACTATAAAAACGTCGAAATTGTCACTCTCGTAAATGACGGGAAATTTATGAGATATGCAGTCAACTATCCTCTTTTTCATCAAAAAGAGCTAGATGACAAGATTCAAAGCTATGCCAATTCAGCATTAGAGCATTTCAAAAAAACATTCAGTGAAGCAAAAGATATTGATGAAAATAAACGCTATGAATTGAATATTGATTATGAAATGGTGCATTATGCAAAACAGTCTGCTGCCATTCGCTTTACGACCTATACGTATACTGGCCAGCCAAATGGAACCATCAATCATTTCACGATGAACTTTGATTTTCAGAAAAAAACCTTTCTTGACACAAAAGATTTATTTCTGCCCAAAACCAATTATTTAAAGAAATTATCCTATATTACATATACAGAGCTTCGAAAGGATAAAACCTTATCTAAGGATCAGCCGCTCCTTCAGAAAGGAACAGCTCCTGTTGCTCAAAACTTCAGTCAATTTGCCTTGAAAGACAAATATGTAGCATTTTATTTCCCTGCATCTCAAGTAGCCGCAGAGGACCTTGGTCCGCAGACACTCACGATCAAAAAGACATTGCTGAAGGACATATTAAAGCCAGAATATATGGATAAAATCAAAAATGAAAATGAAATGAAAAAACCGAACCCAAAAAGAAAAGCCGTCAAGCTGCCGCAAAAATCAAAGCTTGATCCGAATCAAAAAGCCATCGCACTCACATTTGATGATGGACCAAATCCAGCGACAACCTCAAAAATTTTAGATGCGCTGAAGGCAAATAAAGGACATGCCACCTTTTTCGTCTTAGGCAGCAGGGTTCAATATTATCCTGGACTGCTTGCCGATATGTTAAAAGGCGGGAATGAAATTGGAAACCATTCTTACAGTCATCCTTTATTAACAAGACTGCCCTTAAAACAAGCCGTGAAACAAGTGAAGGACACCCAGCAGCTGATTGAGAAAGCGAGCGGATATACACCTACTCACTTTAGACCGCCATATGGCGGAACAAACCAAGACATCAATCAGGCGGTTGGGATGAAGGTCTCTTTGTGGGATGTTGATCCTGAGGATTGGAAAATCCGCAACAGCCAGCAGATCACAAACCGCGTTCTCTCACATGCAGCAGATGGCAGAACGGTGTTAATGCACGATATTTATGAAAGCTCAGCTCAATCAGCAGTAAAGATCATCCATGAACTCACCAAACAAGGCTACCAGCTCGTCACAGTGAGTGAACTTGAACAATTAAAAAAAGAACGACATGAACAACCCCCTGCACAGTAA
- a CDS encoding iron-hydroxamate ABC transporter substrate-binding protein — protein MKKLLVFGLTICFLLLAACGQQETKNTTNQKTNGTPKIASLSIHLTNDLLALGIKPAGSVVGGDLKDFLPHAKKQLSHTKKLGIAADPDMESLFALKPDVIYVDEELAGQDLSKYKKIAKTEVFNLNDGTWRDHLKKIAKHVNKEKEADQYIKNYNQEAKEVKSLIKKKIGNGKVMAIRVTAKELRVFSMKRPMGPILYEDLGLTPVDGVKKLDSNRPFEVISQEVLPDYDADAIFVVVNRDDKAQQAFKQLEKTPIWKGLKAVKKNQVYLIADQPWLDYSALGNKMALDEAKEMFSK, from the coding sequence ATGAAAAAATTACTAGTGTTTGGATTAACGATCTGTTTCTTGCTGCTTGCCGCTTGCGGACAACAGGAAACAAAGAATACAACAAATCAAAAGACCAATGGAACACCAAAGATTGCTTCTTTGTCTATTCATTTAACAAATGACTTGTTAGCACTCGGTATCAAGCCGGCGGGCTCTGTTGTAGGAGGAGACTTAAAAGATTTCCTTCCACATGCCAAAAAGCAGCTGAGTCACACGAAGAAGCTCGGCATTGCAGCCGATCCAGATATGGAATCATTGTTTGCGTTAAAACCTGATGTCATTTATGTTGATGAAGAATTAGCCGGACAAGACTTATCGAAATATAAGAAGATCGCCAAAACGGAAGTGTTTAATTTAAATGATGGCACATGGCGGGATCATTTGAAAAAAATCGCCAAACACGTCAATAAAGAAAAAGAAGCGGATCAATATATTAAGAATTACAATCAGGAAGCAAAAGAAGTCAAATCGCTCATCAAGAAAAAGATTGGAAACGGAAAAGTCATGGCGATTCGTGTGACGGCAAAGGAGCTTCGCGTATTTAGTATGAAGCGCCCAATGGGTCCTATTTTATACGAGGATTTAGGTCTCACACCTGTCGATGGTGTGAAAAAGCTGGACAGCAATCGCCCATTTGAAGTAATTTCTCAAGAGGTTCTTCCTGATTATGATGCTGATGCTATCTTTGTCGTTGTCAACCGTGATGATAAAGCGCAGCAGGCATTCAAGCAATTAGAAAAGACTCCGATTTGGAAGGGGCTAAAAGCAGTGAAGAAAAACCAAGTCTATCTGATTGCCGATCAGCCGTGGCTCGATTACTCCGCTCTAGGCAATAAAATGGCATTGGATGAAGCAAAAGAGATGTTTTCTAAATAA
- a CDS encoding iron ABC transporter permease → MQDKRKPQPKRLSHILFFLLFFLAVIGLAAAMFFAVSYGAKTLSLQTVWTAVFDYQSNVTEQQIIHELRLPRVLGAALVGAAFAVAGALMQGITRNPLADAGILGINGGAMFVVALCFAFFPGMPYSALMFFSFIGAVLSTLLIFAIGAAGGVLTPMRLTVAGAVVAALLHALSSGIAIYFDLSQDLAFWYAGGVAGVKWPQLTILAPVILIGIVWAMLLGRSLSLLSLGEDTAANLGVKTRQVRILGMTAAVLLAGVSVSAVGSIGFVGLVIPHIARKLVGVDYRFVIPMSAILGAMLLVFADLASRTVNPPRELAIGVMVALVGVPFFLYIARKEGRNLS, encoded by the coding sequence TTGCAGGATAAGCGAAAACCTCAACCAAAACGATTATCACATATTCTGTTCTTTTTGCTATTTTTTCTCGCCGTCATTGGTTTAGCGGCTGCCATGTTTTTTGCTGTGTCATACGGTGCAAAAACATTGTCTCTGCAAACGGTTTGGACAGCTGTATTTGACTACCAGTCAAATGTCACAGAGCAGCAGATCATCCATGAATTAAGACTTCCTCGTGTTTTAGGGGCAGCTCTAGTGGGAGCGGCGTTTGCCGTAGCGGGTGCTCTTATGCAGGGCATCACAAGAAATCCACTGGCAGATGCAGGGATTTTGGGCATTAATGGCGGTGCGATGTTTGTGGTCGCTCTCTGTTTTGCTTTTTTCCCAGGAATGCCTTATTCGGCACTGATGTTTTTTTCCTTTATTGGTGCTGTGCTCAGTACGCTGCTGATCTTTGCGATTGGGGCAGCTGGCGGTGTATTGACACCGATGCGCCTCACTGTAGCAGGAGCGGTTGTAGCCGCATTGCTTCATGCGCTCAGCTCTGGGATTGCGATTTATTTTGACCTGAGTCAGGACCTGGCGTTTTGGTATGCAGGCGGGGTAGCTGGTGTGAAATGGCCGCAGCTGACGATTCTCGCCCCTGTCATTTTGATTGGCATCGTATGGGCAATGCTATTAGGGCGGTCACTTTCCTTACTATCGCTCGGTGAAGATACAGCGGCGAATTTAGGGGTGAAAACAAGGCAAGTGCGAATACTAGGAATGACCGCTGCTGTGTTATTAGCAGGGGTTTCTGTATCAGCAGTCGGATCGATTGGGTTTGTCGGTCTCGTCATCCCGCATATCGCACGAAAGCTGGTTGGTGTAGACTATCGTTTTGTTATTCCGATGTCAGCGATACTAGGCGCAATGCTGCTTGTCTTTGCAGACCTTGCCAGCCGTACAGTCAATCCGCCAAGAGAGCTTGCCATTGGCGTGATGGTAGCACTTGTTGGTGTTCCTTTCTTCTTATACATTGCCAGAAAAGAAGGGAGGAACCTGTCATGA
- a CDS encoding phage holin, which translates to MEIQKISAGTIARLVLLLLALVNSALTAAGKSPIPIDEEGVQQFITLAFLGITSLWAYWKNNDITKKARTKKEE; encoded by the coding sequence GTGGAAATTCAAAAAATTAGTGCAGGGACAATCGCAAGGCTTGTGCTGCTTTTACTGGCACTTGTTAACAGTGCGCTAACCGCTGCGGGAAAAAGCCCAATTCCTATTGATGAAGAAGGCGTTCAGCAATTCATCACGCTGGCCTTTCTGGGGATTACATCACTATGGGCCTATTGGAAAAACAATGATATAACGAAAAAAGCACGAACAAAAAAAGAAGAATAA
- a CDS encoding polysaccharide biosynthesis protein gives MTYAQRLSIIVALDSYLILVAVFFGFQFVQEAALTVYTFEMLAISSLSLLIGHHIFACMFHVYKQVWAYTGVRELFSLMKTFVCSFLFSMTMLYLFVQTWPFRFLFIVWLFHILFIGASRMASRLFHDGVKRLQAEKERALIIGAGSAGTMLVRQLQQSSDVHIEPVAFIDDDKTKHRLEIMGLPVIGGKEQIQTAVVMMDIQKIIIAIPSKSSHTLKGLYKECVATGVKTQIMPEMEQILKGTHALNQLRDVQPEDLLGREPIQLDTSRLSVHLEGKTIMVTGAGGSIGSEICRQICVFAPQAIVLVGHGEFSIHSILLELKELYGGSIRLYPQIADIQDKQKMSEIVGQFQPDIIYHAAAHKHVPLMEINPKEAVKNNIIGTKNVAEAAHEHGIETFVLISSDKAVNPANVMGATKRFAEMLIMQMGASSETKFVAVRFGNVLGSRGSVIPIFKKQIEQGGPVTVTHPAMTRYFMTIPEASRLVIQAGALAEGRQIFVLDMGEPVKIVDLAENLIHLSGYTTDQIPITFTGIRPGEKMYEELLNQHEKAQEQIFPKIHIGHALDGDPYVLNRFIHEFDMMSEEQMRQALFAAIKSHDMLSEQMKREEEPLANEEKSLVLRNG, from the coding sequence TTGACTTACGCCCAAAGATTATCAATCATCGTAGCACTAGATTCATATCTCATCTTAGTTGCCGTCTTTTTTGGCTTTCAATTTGTCCAAGAAGCGGCATTAACCGTTTATACATTTGAAATGCTCGCCATTTCTTCGCTCAGTCTGCTCATTGGGCACCATATATTTGCCTGCATGTTTCATGTGTACAAGCAAGTATGGGCTTATACAGGAGTAAGAGAGTTATTTTCTTTAATGAAGACCTTTGTGTGTTCTTTTTTATTTTCAATGACGATGCTGTACCTTTTTGTGCAGACATGGCCGTTTCGGTTTTTATTCATCGTGTGGCTTTTTCATATCTTATTCATCGGTGCATCTCGTATGGCTTCTAGGTTATTTCATGACGGGGTAAAACGGCTTCAGGCAGAAAAGGAGCGGGCATTAATTATTGGCGCCGGATCAGCGGGGACTATGCTCGTTCGTCAGCTTCAGCAATCGAGTGATGTACATATTGAGCCAGTCGCCTTCATCGATGATGACAAGACGAAACATAGGCTTGAAATTATGGGTCTGCCTGTCATAGGAGGAAAAGAACAGATTCAAACAGCTGTCGTGATGATGGATATTCAGAAGATTATCATCGCCATTCCATCCAAAAGCAGCCACACCTTAAAAGGGCTGTATAAGGAATGTGTAGCGACAGGAGTCAAAACACAAATTATGCCGGAAATGGAGCAGATTTTAAAAGGAACCCATGCGCTGAATCAATTACGGGATGTACAGCCAGAGGACTTACTAGGAAGAGAACCGATTCAATTAGATACGAGCCGTCTATCTGTACATTTAGAAGGAAAAACGATCATGGTCACAGGGGCAGGCGGATCGATTGGATCAGAAATCTGCCGTCAAATTTGTGTATTTGCTCCTCAAGCAATTGTACTTGTGGGACATGGAGAATTTAGCATTCATTCTATTTTACTAGAGCTGAAAGAATTATATGGAGGCAGCATCAGACTCTATCCACAAATTGCGGATATTCAAGATAAACAGAAAATGAGTGAAATCGTTGGTCAGTTTCAGCCGGATATAATTTATCATGCTGCGGCACATAAGCATGTTCCGCTCATGGAGATCAATCCGAAAGAAGCCGTGAAAAACAATATTATCGGGACAAAAAATGTCGCAGAAGCCGCACACGAGCACGGCATTGAAACATTCGTCCTCATCTCATCTGACAAAGCAGTCAACCCTGCCAATGTGATGGGAGCAACAAAGCGGTTTGCTGAAATGCTGATCATGCAAATGGGAGCAAGCAGCGAAACAAAATTTGTTGCCGTGCGATTTGGAAATGTACTCGGGAGCAGGGGGAGCGTCATCCCTATTTTTAAGAAACAAATCGAGCAAGGCGGGCCGGTGACGGTCACGCACCCAGCCATGACAAGATATTTTATGACCATCCCAGAAGCATCAAGGCTTGTGATTCAGGCAGGTGCACTGGCAGAAGGAAGACAGATTTTTGTTTTGGATATGGGGGAGCCAGTAAAAATTGTGGACCTCGCAGAAAACCTCATTCACCTCTCAGGCTACACCACAGACCAGATTCCGATCACTTTCACAGGCATTCGTCCTGGAGAGAAAATGTACGAGGAATTACTCAACCAGCATGAAAAAGCACAGGAGCAAATCTTCCCGAAAATTCATATCGGCCATGCGCTGGATGGTGACCCATATGTGCTGAACCGTTTTATCCATGAATTTGACATGATGAGTGAAGAACAAATGAGACAAGCATTATTTGCCGCCATTAAGTCGCATGATATGTTGTCTGAACAGATGAAACGAGAGGAGGAGCCGCTTGCCAATGAAGAAAAAAGTCTTGTTTTGCGCAACGGTTGA
- a CDS encoding dipeptide/oligopeptide/nickel ABC transporter ATP-binding protein, which produces MLIAADNLVKHGEKKGFFSQQKKLKERISNVSFQIEKGQCAGLVGESGSGKSTLARILLGLEKIDGGEVQIEGMPADKWRRVNRGKMSVVFQDYLSSVHPSFTVKEIIAEPMRLLKQNQNLDQKVLSLLEQVRLPTSVLNQYAHQLSGGQLQRVCIARAISTHPAILILDEVLSSLDVSVQVQILELLEALKQELDMTILLITHDVEAAVYLCDRLLFLHEGSLVEECQKEELFEVSHPFTLQLMDSVMPFQLDKK; this is translated from the coding sequence ATGTTGATTGCAGCTGACAATCTAGTCAAACACGGTGAGAAGAAAGGTTTTTTTTCACAGCAAAAGAAATTAAAAGAACGCATATCAAACGTTTCGTTTCAAATCGAAAAAGGACAATGTGCCGGATTAGTCGGTGAGAGCGGCAGTGGCAAAAGTACATTGGCACGTATTCTGCTCGGTTTAGAAAAAATAGATGGAGGCGAGGTACAGATTGAGGGCATGCCAGCTGACAAGTGGCGGAGGGTGAATCGGGGGAAAATGAGTGTTGTCTTTCAGGATTATCTATCTTCTGTTCATCCCTCCTTTACGGTGAAAGAGATCATAGCAGAACCAATGCGTTTGTTAAAGCAGAATCAGAATCTGGATCAGAAGGTTTTGTCATTGCTTGAGCAAGTCAGACTGCCCACATCTGTGCTGAATCAATATGCTCATCAGCTAAGCGGCGGTCAGCTCCAGCGAGTGTGCATCGCACGAGCCATATCAACGCATCCAGCCATTCTCATACTAGATGAAGTCCTGAGTTCACTGGATGTTTCTGTTCAAGTACAAATATTGGAGCTGCTTGAGGCATTAAAACAAGAGCTAGACATGACCATCCTGCTCATTACCCATGATGTAGAAGCAGCGGTTTATCTATGTGACCGCCTCCTATTTTTACATGAAGGAAGCCTCGTGGAAGAATGCCAAAAGGAAGAACTGTTTGAAGTGTCCCATCCATTTACACTCCAGTTAATGGACTCAGTTATGCCTTTTCAGCTTGACAAAAAATAA
- a CDS encoding helix-turn-helix domain-containing protein — protein sequence MIGKVIRIYRKRKGYSIQQLAEDAHVSKSYLSKIERGVHRNPSVQFLKKVSSSLEIDLQELFDAETMMFDYAEESGEHEWWEHIVHAVQSGMPKEELYQLLQTYRKEQEEKSVHVTHRKLTVSNIAEWKRLMSEAKAIGLSIEEVKAFLNNMGERRA from the coding sequence ATGATAGGCAAGGTGATACGCATTTACCGAAAGAGAAAAGGATACTCGATTCAGCAGTTGGCTGAGGATGCCCATGTTTCTAAGTCATATTTGAGTAAAATTGAGCGTGGTGTCCACAGAAATCCATCTGTCCAGTTCTTAAAAAAGGTATCCTCTTCACTAGAGATTGATTTACAAGAGCTGTTTGATGCAGAGACAATGATGTTTGATTACGCGGAGGAGAGTGGTGAACACGAATGGTGGGAGCATATCGTTCATGCCGTCCAATCAGGCATGCCTAAAGAAGAGCTCTATCAGCTGCTCCAAACTTACCGAAAGGAGCAGGAAGAAAAATCGGTACATGTCACCCATAGAAAGCTGACCGTTTCAAACATCGCAGAGTGGAAACGTCTAATGAGTGAAGCGAAGGCAATTGGCTTAAGCATTGAGGAAGTAAAAGCTTTCCTCAACAACATGGGAGAACGCCGGGCGTAA
- a CDS encoding ABC transporter ATP-binding protein has protein sequence MPFIDVKNLSVHDPQQHKNIVKNITFSLHQQHCLAVIGESGSGKSTVAKALIDLVAPSLEVEGTIIFDGQTLTNQEAQQWRGKRIGFISQDAMNAFNPIETIGHQMMETFQQHLGLRGKERKAHAMAGLARVHLKNPYDLMKKYPYELSGGMLQRVMIGITMMLSPDVIIADEPTASLDAFNRREVIRQLHRLKEETGVTLIVISHDLGVVQAMADELMVMHQGVMLEHGSAKEVFTSPEHPQTKHLLETRLRLSAPTEALRQQKRVEAFPC, from the coding sequence TTGCCTTTTATCGACGTAAAAAATCTGTCCGTACATGATCCGCAGCAGCACAAGAATATAGTGAAGAATATCACATTTTCTTTACACCAACAACACTGTTTAGCCGTCATTGGAGAAAGTGGCAGTGGAAAATCAACTGTCGCAAAAGCGTTAATTGACCTTGTTGCTCCTTCGCTGGAGGTGGAAGGAACCATCATTTTTGACGGCCAAACATTGACAAATCAAGAAGCGCAGCAATGGCGGGGGAAACGAATAGGTTTCATCTCACAGGATGCCATGAATGCATTCAACCCCATCGAAACAATTGGTCATCAAATGATGGAAACATTTCAGCAGCATTTGGGCTTACGCGGGAAAGAAAGAAAAGCACATGCTATGGCTGGGCTTGCACGTGTCCATTTAAAAAATCCATATGATTTAATGAAAAAATATCCGTATGAACTGTCTGGCGGCATGCTTCAGCGTGTGATGATTGGCATCACGATGATGCTTTCTCCTGACGTAATCATTGCAGATGAGCCAACTGCATCGCTTGATGCTTTTAATCGGCGTGAAGTCATCAGACAATTACACAGGCTAAAGGAAGAAACCGGTGTTACCTTGATCGTCATATCGCATGATTTAGGCGTCGTTCAGGCAATGGCCGATGAGTTGATGGTCATGCACCAAGGAGTGATGCTTGAGCATGGATCAGCCAAGGAAGTGTTCACATCACCCGAGCATCCCCAAACAAAGCATTTACTTGAGACGAGGCTTCGATTATCTGCCCCTACTGAAGCACTGCGGCAGCAGAAGAGAGTGGAGGCGTTCCCATGTTGA
- a CDS encoding CpsD/CapB family tyrosine-protein kinase, protein MIFKRKKREKRDLSCISVLNSHSVIAEQFRTIRTNIEFTSIQTRLKSILVTSSLPKEGKSFTAANLAAVFAQQNKRVLLMDADLRKPAVHEYFDLSHHTGLTNVLLNNCSLEEAVLPTPIEHLELLPSGTIPPNPAELLSSSVMKQLFYEIEQQYDMVIVDSTPLLPVADAKILANRTDGSILVVLSGKTKIAAVKKSKEVLEGTTSKLLGAMLNGKKVKKGRLYMY, encoded by the coding sequence TTGATCTTTAAGAGGAAGAAAAGAGAAAAGAGAGATTTATCCTGTATTTCTGTATTAAATTCTCACTCTGTCATTGCGGAACAATTCCGTACGATCCGGACAAACATCGAATTCACATCGATCCAAACAAGGTTGAAATCTATATTAGTGACATCCTCCTTGCCGAAGGAAGGGAAATCATTTACGGCTGCAAACTTAGCAGCTGTTTTTGCACAGCAGAACAAGCGGGTGCTGCTCATGGACGCTGATTTGCGAAAGCCGGCAGTTCATGAATATTTTGACCTGAGTCATCACACCGGTTTGACGAATGTGCTATTAAATAATTGCAGCTTGGAAGAAGCCGTTTTACCTACACCGATTGAGCATTTAGAGCTGCTTCCGAGCGGAACCATTCCGCCAAATCCAGCTGAGCTGCTCTCCTCTTCTGTGATGAAGCAGCTATTTTATGAGATTGAACAGCAATATGACATGGTGATCGTTGATTCCACACCGCTTCTGCCAGTTGCAGATGCAAAGATCTTGGCGAACCGGACGGATGGGAGCATTCTTGTTGTCTTAAGCGGCAAAACAAAGATAGCTGCTGTAAAAAAATCAAAAGAAGTATTAGAAGGAACAACAAGTAAACTGCTTGGAGCTATGCTAAATGGCAAGAAAGTGAAAAAGGGCAGGCTGTACATGTATTAA